DNA sequence from the Amycolatopsis sp. Hca4 genome:
TCCAGCTCCTCGGTCAACAAGGGCGAATCCCTGCGGGACACCGCGCTGACGCTGGCCGCCGCGGGCGCCGACTGCGTGATCGTCCGGCACCCCGCCAGCGGCGCCGCCCAGCGGCTGGCCGGCTGGCTGGCCGAGCCCGGCACGTCGGTGGTCAACGCCGGTGACGGCACCCACGAGCACCCGACGCAGGCGCTGCTCGACGCGGCCACCCTGCGGGAGCGCCTCGGCTCGCTCAAGGACCGCCGGATCGCCATCGTCGGGGACGTCCTGCACAGCCGGGTCGCCCGCTCGAACATCCACCTGCTCTCGGCCCTGGGCGCGGAGGTGGTGCTCGTCGCGCCGCCGACGCTGCTGCCCTACGGCGTCGAGAGCCTCCCGGTGACCGTTTCGCACGACTTGGACGCCGAGCTGCCCGCGGTCGACGCGGTGATGATGCTGCGGGTTCAGGCCGAACGGATGCACGGAGGTTTCTTCCCGAGCGCGCGGGAGTACTCCATCGCGTACGGCCTTTCGGAACGGCGGCAGAAGTTGCTGCCGGACCACGCGGTCGTGCTGCACCCCGGCCCGATGCTGCGCGGGATGGAGATCGCTTCGGCGGTCGCCGACTCCCCGGCCTCGGCCATCACCGAACAGGTCCGCAACGGCGTCCACGTGCGCATGGCGGTCCTCTATCACCTCCTGGCCAGCGAAGGAGCCGCCGCGTGAGCACCGTGATCAAGGGCGCCCGCCCCTACGGCGAGGGCGACCCGGTCGACGTCCTCGTGGAGGACGGCGTGATCACCGCGATCGGCGCCGTCGACGTCCCCGAGGACGCCGAAGTCATCGAAGCGAACGGCCAGGTGCTGCTGCCGGGCTTCGTCGACCTCCACACCCACCTGCGCGAACCCGGCCGCGAGGACACCGAGACCATCGACACCGGCTCGGCCGCGGCGGCGCTCGGCGGCTACACCGCGGTGTTCGCCATGGCCAACACCGACCCGGTCGCCGACAACGCGGTCATCGTCGAGCACGTCTGGCGGCGCGGCCAGGAGGTCGGCCTGGTCGACGTCCACCCGGTCGGCGCGGTCACCGTCGGGCTCAAGGGCGAGAAGCTCGCCGAGCTCGGCACGATGGCGAACTCGCAGGCGCGGG
Encoded proteins:
- a CDS encoding aspartate carbamoyltransferase catalytic subunit, whose translation is MKHLLATDGLDPALATAVLDTADELKHTLLGREVKKLPTLRGRTVITLFYENSTRTRVSFEIAGKWMSADVINVSASSSSVNKGESLRDTALTLAAAGADCVIVRHPASGAAQRLAGWLAEPGTSVVNAGDGTHEHPTQALLDAATLRERLGSLKDRRIAIVGDVLHSRVARSNIHLLSALGAEVVLVAPPTLLPYGVESLPVTVSHDLDAELPAVDAVMMLRVQAERMHGGFFPSAREYSIAYGLSERRQKLLPDHAVVLHPGPMLRGMEIASAVADSPASAITEQVRNGVHVRMAVLYHLLASEGAAA